The genomic segment GGAAGCCTAAATCTTAACGCTGAAGTAGTTTTCCTAGAAAAATATGGAGTTGGAGAACCTTCAGATGAAATAATTGATGCAGTTCTCGCTACTATTAAGGGGAAAACTTTTAAAAGGATTTTTGCTGTTGGTGGCGGTAGTGTTATTGACATAGCAAAGCTTCTTGTAATAAAAGGTGATAATACAGCATTAGATTTATTTGAGAAAAAAGTTCCACTTATAAAGGATAAAGAGCTTATAATAGTTCCTACAACTGCTGGAACGGGTTCAGAAGTTACAAATTTATCTATAGCTGAAATTAAAGCTAAACATACAAAAATGGGCCTTGCTACAGATGAATTATTAGCTGATCATGCAGTACTTATTCCAGAACTAGTTAAAGGACTACCATACAGATTTTTTGTTGCTAGTTCAATTGATGCGTTGATTCATGCTATTGAGTCCTATGTATCTCCAAAATCTAATCCATACACAGAATTATTTAGTGTTAAAGCAATGGAATTGATTTTAAAAGGATACGTTCAAATAATTGAAAAAGGTGAAGAATACAGAAAAGAAATAATTGAAGATTTTGTAATAGGTAGTAACTATGCTGGTATTGCTTTTGGAAACACAGGAGTTGGTGCTGTTCATGCACTTTCTTATCCACTTGGTGGAACTTACCACGTTCCTCATGGAGAAGCAAACTACCAGATGTTTGTTGAAGTATTTAGAACTTATAATAAGAAAAATCCAAATGGTAAAATTAAAGATATTAAAAAAATACTTGCAGATATTTTAAATGTAAATGGTGAAGATGATGTATTTGCAGCACTTGCCAGCATACTTGATAAATTATTAACTAGAAAACCTTTGAAAGACTACGGTATGAAGGTAGAAGATATTGAAGGCTTTGCGGATAGCGTTATTGTAGGTCAGGCAAGACTTTTAGCTAATAATTATGTGCCTTTAAGCAGAGATGAAATTAGAGACGTTTATAAGAATTTGTATTAAAATATAAGGAGAGAGGGTTAAACCTCTCTCTTTATAGTATATGATATACAATATAAAATTAGGAGGTATTCCATGTCGAATTTAGATTTTATTTATAAAAGACACAGTATACGAAAATTTAAGGACGAAGTTATTCCTATGATTGATTTAGAGGAGATTATTAAAGCGGCTATTCACGCTCCATCGGGTAAAAATGTTCAGAATTGGCACTTTGTAATAATTAGAAATAAAGAAAAGATAAATGAAATTGTAAAAGTCGTGGAAGATAAAAATTCAGAAATAGCATCTAAAATTGTAGATGAAAATATTAAGGCAATTTTCACTAAATCTTTAAAATACCATATTGCATTTAGGAATGCTCCTTGCTTAATTCTAGTATATGCTGGAAATTATAAACCAACAGGATTTGAAGAATTTAAGGCCATTAATGAAAGCGCAGATGATATACAAGAACTTTTTAATACTGCACCAGGAATACAGGGAGCATCGGCCGCAATGGAAAACTTATTACTTGCAGCAGCGAGTCTTGGCTATGGCACATGCTGGATGACAGGTCCAAATTATGCTGCAAAAGAAATTGGAGATGTGCTTAATTTTAAAAAAGAAGAATATTCATTAATGGCATTAACCCCTATTGGATTACCATTAGAAGAGGAAAATAAAAGCCCTCGTAGAAAGCCTGTGGATGAAGTTATTACAGTTATACTCTAAAAAATTCTTATTGATGATACCAAAGATTTTTACTAAAAATTAATGAATAGAAGCAGGGTGATTTTGTATTTAATTATCTTGATTCTATTTATTTTCATGTTCTTGGGTCGCGCTTTTTTAGATGAAATGCTGAATTTCTTTTAGGTATACAAGTTAAGATACTTAGTATATACTAAATAATAAGATATATGTATTATACAGCGATTTATAAATTTTTTTGCTAATATTTGTGAAAATAATCACAATAATTCATTGAAATACTAAGAAAAATGCATTCAGACATATTAAAATGACAGTGGTTTTGGTAACGATTTCTCACTAAGTGAAAGCTATATTAAATTAGATAATATATAGTCAAAACAAAAAAAATATAATTTAGGATAGTAATAGGTATGAACTTAGAAGATATTTACAAATCAAAGGTCATTACGGCAGAACAAGTGGTAGGAAATAAAATCGGAGGTTAATTTATGTCTATTAAAAAAGAGTTTGTGAAAGAACAACCATATATACCTGCAGGTCCTTTTAAGATAAGAATACCTGGAATTCACTATAAGTTTCAAATGGCAGATTATATTCAAGGATTACTGATGTGTGCGGTTTGTCTTGGAGCTATTCCAATGCTCCAGGAATTTTTAGGAATGCCTTTTGAAGTAGCAATGGCAGTTGTTGTGTTAAATGGTATATTTTATTGTGCACATGTATTTTTAGGGGATCCAGTTGTGCCTGGGTGGGTTACACCAGCCATTCCACTTCTCATTCTTTATGTAAGTGATTATGCCATAGGACCTGAAAGAATACAAGCATTAATTGCATTTGAAATGAGTCTAGGAGCTTTAGCATTATTATTAGGTGCTACAGGACTTGGTAAGAAGATAGTTCACATTGTTCCTAATGCTATGCAGTCCGGCATTATAATTGGAGCTGGTATTGCAGCTGTAAATATTATATTTGTAAAAGGTGCTCGTTTTGATCAATTTCCAATTTCTATTGTTGTTTGTGTAGGGTTAGGTTTCTACCTTTTATTTTCAAATCATTTTAAAAGTATTAGCAATAAAAATAAAATTTTAAAAGCAATATCTAATTTAGGCATACTACCAATTATAGCACTTGCGATAATATTTGCGCCTTTAGTTGGGGAAACAGCTTGGCCTAAGGTAGAATGGGGTATAACAAAACCAGCTTTTGGAGTTTTATGGACACAATGGACCCTTTTTTCTAAAGATATAGGGTTTCCTCCAGTCAAAATGTTTATAAATGCTCTACCGATGGTTATTTCTGCATATATAGTTTTATTTGGTGATATGATACAATCTCAAGCGTTAATAGGAGACTGTAAGAAGGAGCGACCAGATGAACTTATAGATTACAATCCGAACAGATCTCACATAATATTTGGTCTTCGTAACATGCTAATGTCTGTAATAGGACCAGATCTTACAATGTGTGGACCACTATGGGCAGCAATGCAAGTTGTTATTTGTGAAAGATATAAACATGGCAAGGAGTCTATGGAGTCGATATTTGGTGGAGCGGGTTCCTTCAGATTCGGTACGCTTACTGGATATTTACTCTTACCAATAGTTTCCCTATGCAAACCTATCTTAGGAATTGCACTAGCATCTACAATGCTAATACAGGGGTATGTTTCTATAAGGGTAG from the Clostridium sp. CM027 genome contains:
- a CDS encoding 4-hydroxybutyrate dehydrogenase produces the protein MKLFSIKSQIHKFDTAKDFAETFNIGEGDFVLSNEFIYNPFFGSLNLNAEVVFLEKYGVGEPSDEIIDAVLATIKGKTFKRIFAVGGGSVIDIAKLLVIKGDNTALDLFEKKVPLIKDKELIIVPTTAGTGSEVTNLSIAEIKAKHTKMGLATDELLADHAVLIPELVKGLPYRFFVASSIDALIHAIESYVSPKSNPYTELFSVKAMELILKGYVQIIEKGEEYRKEIIEDFVIGSNYAGIAFGNTGVGAVHALSYPLGGTYHVPHGEANYQMFVEVFRTYNKKNPNGKIKDIKKILADILNVNGEDDVFAALASILDKLLTRKPLKDYGMKVEDIEGFADSVIVGQARLLANNYVPLSRDEIRDVYKNLY
- a CDS encoding nitroreductase family protein, giving the protein MSNLDFIYKRHSIRKFKDEVIPMIDLEEIIKAAIHAPSGKNVQNWHFVIIRNKEKINEIVKVVEDKNSEIASKIVDENIKAIFTKSLKYHIAFRNAPCLILVYAGNYKPTGFEEFKAINESADDIQELFNTAPGIQGASAAMENLLLAAASLGYGTCWMTGPNYAAKEIGDVLNFKKEEYSLMALTPIGLPLEEENKSPRRKPVDEVITVIL